From the genome of SAR202 cluster bacterium:
GAAGTGCAGGCTCACCCTCAACCCGCCAAAGGACAGCACCGCGCTCGCCGAAACTCACAGCTTCTCAGTAAAGGTGGCGGCAAAGAACGACCCGCGCATAGAGACTTCGGTCCCCATGACGCTCGTCCTCCGGCCGTTCTACAACTTCGAGCTCAAGCTCGACCCGCCGGTCTTCGGCGGCCCCACAGGCAACTACGACCTTCTTATCCACAACGCCGGCAACGACGATGTCCCGTTCAGGATGGTCGGTATCGACAGCAACGACTCCTGCCGTTTCACCTTCACCCCGAATGCGCCCAACCGTACATGCCGGCGAGACGCTGAAGGTAAAAGTTGTGGTCCGGCCGGCCGTTCGCCCAAACTTTGGCGAAACAAAGCTGTATGACATCAAGCTGAACGTCTTCCCGAACATCGGCGACGCCGATCCCAAGTCCGTTACCGGCAGGCTCATCGCGACGGATTCCCCGCCTGTGTTCTATGCGAACCTGGAGCCGGAGGTCGAGATCGTCGACGCGCCGGGCGGCGTAGCCACGCCGGGCAAGTACAAGCTCCACCTGAGCAACACCTGGAGCCTGGAGACGACGCTTATCCTTGAAGGGTCGTCAGCCAAGGACCAGTGCGATCTGCTCTTCGGCAACACCCGCGTGGTCGTTGGCCCCGGGCAAAGCGTCACGGTCCCCGTAACTGTTACGCCGAAGCTGCGGATCGACAACTACAAGGACCGCTCATACCCGTTCGACATCACGGTCTACCCCGAGCGGTGGGAGTCGGAATCGAAGTACGTCGAGGGAGAGCTCAAGGTCTCCGCACCGAAGCCGGACTTCCGGCTCGATCTAATCCCAATTGAGCCCGTCGGCCCCGCCGCGAAGTACGACATGTTTGTGACCAACTACGGCCATGCTGACCTGGGCATAACGCTTTCTGCGTTCGACCACGAGGAGCTCCTGGAAATCGAGTTTGAGCGCACGGAGCTGCACGTCCACGCCGGTGAGCGGCGCAGGGTGCCGGTTACGGTCAACGTCGTGGACCCACCGCCGGACGACCGGCCAAGCTGCACTACTTCACCCTGCGCGCGATGCCGGAAGATGTGGACCCCAGGCTGCCGAAGTACATCCTGGGCGAGATCACAGTCGACCCCGAGCCGCCGAAGTACGAGATAGACCTCCAGCCCGTCCTGGCGCACGGCAAGGACGGCGAATTCAGAGTATACCTGCACAACAAAGGCAGGGGAGTGCTGGACTTCAGCATCGAGGCCCGCACGTCCGATCCTATGTTGACCGTCGCGATCGACGCCGAGGCGGCAAGGATTAAGCCCGGCGAGTCCGCCATCCTCAACATCGTCACCGAGCGCCTCAAGCGGCGGCTGACCGGGCGCCAGGAAGTGCACCGCTTCCACGTCACTGCGGTGCCGCACCACAGCCTGGGCGTGCCCAAGACACTGACGGGTGAGTTCCTGGCTACCCCGAAGTACACTACTTGGAACATTGTGGACGGCATCGCGCTTGCACTCATCAACCGCTGCATCGTGTTCGCGGCGGCGCT
Proteins encoded in this window:
- a CDS encoding DUF4175 domain-containing protein, whose product is MPEDVDPRLPKYILGEITVDPEPPKYEIDLQPVLAHGKDGEFRVYLHNKGRGVLDFSIEARTSDPMLTVAIDAEAARIKPGESAILNIVTERLKRRLTGRQEVHRFHVTAVPHHSLGVPKTLTGEFLATPKYTTWNIVDGIALALINRCIVFAAALLVLGDSSPFWWRWWSPLTNAIEVAIVWQLIRPLVRWRRERSERFDPYTTPFENNLKGNGPYYDVPKQKYRWKKEKKRKGAETVEYGNRLG